The nucleotide sequence TGAAATGCGTAGAGATGTGGAGGAACACCAGTGGCGAAGGCGACTTTCTGGTCTGTAACTGACGCTGAGGCGCGAAAGCGTGGGGAGCAAACAGGATTAGATACCCTGGTAGTCCACGCCGTAAACGATGAGTGCTAAGTGTTAGGGGGTTTCCGCCCCTTAGTGCTGCAGCTAACGCATTAAGCACTCCGCCTGGGGAGTACGGCCGCAAGGCTGAAACTCAAAGGAATTGACGGGGGCCCGCACAAGCGGTGGAGCATGTGGTTTAATTCGAAGCAACGCGAAGAACCTTACCAGGTCTTGACATCCCGCTGACCGCCTTGGAGACAAGGCTTTCCCTTCGGGGACAGCGGTGACAGGTGGTGCATGGTTGTCGTCAGCTCGTGTCGTGAGATGTTGGGTTAAGTCCCGCAACGAGCGCAACCCTTGATCTTAGTTGCCAGCATTCAGTTGGGCACTCTAAGGTGACTGCCGGTGACAAACCGGAGGAAGGTGGGGATGACGTCAAATCATCATGCCCCTTATGACCTGGGCTACACACGTGCTACAATGGACGGTACAAAGGGCTGCCAACCCGCGAGGGGGAGCCAATCCCAGAAAACCGTTCTCAGTTCGGATTGCAGGCTGCAACTCGCCTGCATGAAGCCGGAATCGCTAGTAATCGTGGATCAGCATGCCACGGTGAATACGTTCCCGGGCCTTGTACACACCGCCCGTCACACCACGAGAGTTTGTAACACCCGAAGTCGGTGAGGTAACCCTTGTGGAGCCAGCCGCCGAAGGTGGGACAGATGATTGGGGTGAAGTCGTAACAAGGTAGCCGTATCGGAAGGTGCGGCTGGATCACCTCCTTTCTAAGGATAATCTCGGAACGAAACCTGCGGGTTTCGGTTGACGTTTTGCGTTCAGTTTTGAAGGTTCACTGAAAGGCGAAAAACGCCGTTCAGCTCAACCGGCTGCTGGAAGGCTTGACTTGACATGCTTGCATGTCGAAGGAAAGCGTGAAGCAGACGCGGGAGCTGGCGTTTGGAGCTGGACATGACACTTCAACCCTTGTTCTTTGAAAACTGGATATGACGACATTGAAACAACGAAAACAAGCAACACGAGTGATGAGACCGATTTTTTCGGTCGACTTTCTAATGGTTAAGTTAGAAAGGGCGCACGGTGGATGCCTTGGCACTAGGAGCCGAAGAAGGACGGCACTAACACCGATATGCTCCGGGGAGCTGTAAGTGAGCATTGATCCGGAGATTTCCGAATGGGGGAACCCACCGCCTTTAATGGGGCGGTATCCATGTGTGAATTCATAGCACATGAGAAGGCAGACCCAGGGAACTGAAACATCTAAGTACCTGGAGGAACAGAAAGCAAATGCGATTCCCTGAGTAGCGGCGAGCGAAACGGGATCAGCCCAAACCAAGAGGCTTGCCTCTTGGGGTTGTAGGACACTCAATACGGAGTTACAAAAGAAGCGGTTAGGCGAAGCGACCTGGAACGGTCCGCCACAGTGGGTAACAGCCCCGTAGCCGAAAATCGCTTCCCTCCTGAGTGGATCCTGAGTACGGCGGAACACGTGAAATTCCGTCGGAATCCGGGAGGACCATCTCCCAAGGCTAAATACTACCTAGTGACCGATAGTGAACCAGTACCGTGAGGGAAAGGTGAAAAGCACCCCGGAAGGGGAGTGAAACAGATCCTGAAACCGTGTGCCTACAACTAGTCAAAGCCCGTTTATGGGTGATGGCGTGCCTTTTGTAGAATGAACCGGCGAGTTACGATTGCATGCAAGGTTAAGGTGAGAAGCCGGAGCCGCAGCGAAAGCGAGTCTGAATAGGGCGAATGAGTATGCAGTTGTAGACCCGAAACCAGGTGATCTACCCATGTCCAGGGTGAAGGTAAGGTAACACTTACTGGAGGCCCGAACCCACGCACGTTGAAAAGTGCGGGGATGAGGTGTGGGTAGCGGAGAAATTCCAATCGAACCTGGAGATAGCTGGTTCTCTCCGAAATAGCTTTAGGGCTAGCCTCAAGATAGAGAATCCTGGAGGTAGAGCACTGTTTGGACTAGGGGCCCATCCCGGGTTACCGAATTCAGACAAACTCCGAATGCCAGTGATTTATGCTTGGGAGTCAGACTGCGAGTGATAAGATCCGTAGTCAAGAGGGAAACAGCCCAGACCACCAGCTAAGGTCCCCAAATATCCGTTAAGTGGAAAAGGATGTGGCGTTGCTTAGACAACCAGGATGTTGGCTTAGAAGCAGCCATCATTTAAAGAGTGCGTAATAGCTCACTGGTCGAGTGACACTGCGCCGAAAATGTACCGGGGCTAAACGGATTACCGAAGCTGTGGATGGACATCTCAGATGTCCGTGGTAGGAGAGCGTTCTAAGGGCGTCGAAGCGGGACCGGAAGGATCCGTGGAGCGCTTAGAAGTGAGAATGCCGGTATGAGTAACGAAAGACGGGTGAGAATCCCGTCCACCGAATGCCTAAGGTTTCCTGAGGAAGGCTCGTCCGCTCAGGGTCAGTCGGGACCTAAGTCGAGGCCGATAGGCGTAGACGATGGACAACAGGTTGATATTCCTGTACCACCTCCCCGCCGTTTGAGCAATGGGGGGACGCAGAAGGATAAGGCGAGCGCGCCGTTGGTTGAGCGCGTCCAAGCAGCAAGGTGGGAAACGAGGCAAATCCCGTTTCCGCAAACATTGAACTGTGACGGCAAGGGGCATTGCGCCCTGGAGTCCCTGATTTCACACTGCCAAGAAAAGCCTCTAGCGAGGCGGGAGGTGCCCGTACCGCAAACCGACACAGGTAGGCGAGAAGAGAATTCTAAGGTGAGCGAGTGAACTCTCGTTAAGGAACTCGGCAAAATGACCCCGTAACTTCGGGAGAAGGGGTGCTCTGGTAGGGTGTATAGCCCGAGAGAGCCGCAGTGAATAGGCCCAGGCGACTGTTTAGCAAAAACACAGGTCTCTGCAAAACCGTAAGGTGACGTATAGGGGCTGACGCCTGCCCGGTGCTGGAAGGTTAAGGGGAGTGCTTAGCGCAAGCGAAGGTGCGAACTGAAGCCCCAGTAAACGGCGGCCGTAACTATAACGGTCCTAAGGTAGCGAAATTCCTTGTCGGGTAAGTTCCGACCCGCACGAAAGGCGTAACGATCTGGGCACTGTCTCAACGAGAGACTCGGTGAAATTATAGTACCTGTGAAGATGCAGGTTACCCGCGACAGGACGGAAAGACCCCGTGGAGCTTTACTGCAGCCTGATATTGAATTTTGGTGCAACTTGTACAGGATAGGTAGGAGCCAGAGAACCCGGAGCGCCAGCTTCGGGGGAGGCGTCGGTGGGATACTACCCTGGTTGTATTGAAATTCTAACCCACGCCCCTGATCGGGGCGGGAGACAGTGTCAGGCGGGCAGTTTGACTGGGGCGGTCGCCTCCTAAAGAGTAACGGAGGCGCCCAAAGGTTCCCTCAGAATGGTTGGAAATCATTCGCAGAGTGTAAAGGCACAAGGGAGCTTGACTGCGAGACGTACAGGTCGAGCAGGGTCGAAAGACGGGCTTAGTGATCCGGTGGTTCCGCATGGAAGGGCCATCGCTCAACGGATAAAAGCTACCCCGGGGATAACAGGCTTATCTCCCCCAAGAGTCCACATCGACGGGGAGGTTTGGCACCTCGATGTCGGCTCATCGCATCCTGGGGCTGTAGTCGGTCCCAAGGGTTGGGCTGTTCGCCCATTAAAGCGGTACGCGAGCTGGGTTCAGAACGTCGTGAGACAGTTCGGTCCCTATCCGTCGCGGGCGCAGGAAATTTGAGAGGAGCTGTCCTTAGTACGAGAGGACCGGGATGGACACACCGCTGGTGTACCAGTTGTTCCGCCAGGGGCATCGCTGGGTAGCTATGTGTGGCCGGGATAAGTGCTGAAAGCATCTAAGCACGAAGCCCCCCTCAAGATGAGATTTCCCATTGCGCAAGCAAGTAAGATCCCTCAAAGACGATGAGGTAGATAGGTTCGGGGTGGAAGCGCGGCGACGCGTGCAGCTGACGAATACTAATCGATCGAGGACTTAACCAAACCCGTTGTTTTCACCATGTCGCATATCCAGTTTTGAAGGCGCAAGCCGCAGGTTTTTTGAAAAAAAAGCTTGCAATACCTTGTAGACTTGGTATAATAAAACTTGTCTTTCAAAAACAATCCAGTCCAGTGATGATGGCAAAGAGGCCACACCCGTTCCCATCCCGAACACGGAAGTTAAGCTCTTTTGCGCCGATGGTAGTTGGGGGTTTCCCCCTGTGAGAGTAGGACATTGCTGGGCATACATAACGGAGGATTAGCTCAGCTGGGAGAGCATCTGCCTTACAAGCAGAGGGTCGGCGGTTCGATCCCGTCATCCTCCACCATTTTTTCTCTTTCGCCGGAGTAGCTCAACTGGTAGAGCAACTGACTTGTAATCAGTAGGTTGAGGGTTCAAGTCCTTTCTCCGGCACCACTCATGTTTGAGCCATTAGCTCAGTTGGTAGAGCATCTGACTTTTAATCAGAGGGTCGAAGGTTCGAATCCTTCATGGCTCACCATTTTTACAACTTCATTATTGCCACGCGGGTGTGGCGGAACTGGCAGACGCACTAGACTTAGGATCTAGCGCCTTCGGGCGTGGGGGTTCGACTCCCTTCACCCGCACCATTTTTGCGGAAGTAGTTCAGTGGTAGAACGCCACCTTGCCAAGGTGGAGGTCGCGAGTTCGAACCTCGTCTTCCGCTCCATTTTTTTGCACAATCTTGCTAACCCTAAGCCGGGGTGGCGGAACTGGCAGACGCACAGGACTTAAAATCCTGCGGTAGGTGACTACCGTACCGGTTCGATTCCGGTCCTCGGCACCATTAAGCAAAAAAACCGTAGGTTTTCTCCTATATTATAAGAAGCGCCCGTAGCTCAATTGGATAGAGTACTTGACTACGAATCAAGCGGTTAGAGGTTCGAGTCCTCTCGGGCGCGCCATATTTTCAACTCAGCAGTTTCAGTTCGGGAAGTAGCTCAGCTTGGTAGAGCACTTGGTTTGGGACCAAGGGGTCGCAGGTTCGAATCCTGTCTTCCCGACCATTCAATGGGGCCTTAGCTCAGCTGGGAGAGCGCCTGCCTTGCACGCAGGAGGTCAGCGGTTCGATCCCGCTAGGCTCCACCAACTATAATATTAAAGATCCTGGCGGCGTAGCTCAGCTGGCTAGAGCGTACGGTTCATACCCGTAAGGTCGGGGGTTCGATCCCCTCTGCCGCCACTTTTTTAGGACCTTTAGCTCAGTTGGTTAGAGCAGACGGCTCATAACCGTCCGGTCGCAGGTTCGAGTCCTGCAAGGTCCACCATTTATTATTATCACGGAGGAATACCCAAGTTTGGCTGAAGGGATCGGTCTTGAAAACCGACAGGGGAGTCAAATCCCGCGGGGGTTCGAATCCCTCTTCCTCCTCCATTTATTTTAAAATGTGTGGACTATCATTTTTAAACTTCTATATAATAGAAGAAACTCAATTATTATTGTCGCGGGGTAGAGCAAATCGCTGAACGAAGATAGCGATTAACACCGAAGCAGCCGAAAGGCGATGCAGGTGGCCATCAAGCGAAAAGCGTAAGAGTAACAATGTATCGCCTATATTATTGTCGCGGGGTAGAGCAGTTCGGTAGCTCGTCGGGCTCATAACCCGGAGGTCGCAGGTTCAAATCCTGCCCCCGCAACCAAAAAGGTCCCGTGGTGTAGCGGTTAACATGCCTGCCTGTCACGCAGGAGATCGCCGGTTCGATCCCGGTCGGGACCGCCATTTTTATCTTAATGATGTGGGTCAGTAGCTCAGTTGGTAGAGCATTAGATTGAAGCTCTAAGTGTCGGCGGTTCGATTCCGTCCTGACCCACCATTTTTTGCGGGTGTAGTTTAGTGGTAAAACCTCAGCCTTCCAAGCTGATGATGAGAGTTCGATTCTCTTCACCCGCTCCATTATACATATGGGCCTATAGCTCAGCTGGTTAGAGCGCACGCCTGATAAGCGTGAGGTCGATGGTTCGAGTCCATTTAGGCCCACCATTCCGAAGTAGCTCAGTGGTAGAGCACCGCACTGTTAATGCGATGGTCGTAGGTTCGAGTCCTACCTTCGGAGCCATACTGGGGAAGTACTCAAGTGGCTGAAGAGGCGCCCCTGCTAAGGGTGTAGGTCGGGAAACCGGCGCGAGGGTTCAAATCCCTCCTTCTCCGCCAGTAATTGGCCCCTTGGTCAAGCGGTTAAGACACCGCCCTTTCACGGCGGTAACACGGGTTCGAATCCCGTAGGGGTCATCTTAAAAGAGACATGCATTCAATTGCATGTCTCTTTTTTCTTTTGCTTAATTAAGGAATAGCCACTCTGGTCGGAGCGGCTATTCTTGTTGAACCACAAGTTCTTGTTTTTTTGTGGCTGCTTGGCTATGGATAATCATGCCGACCATCACTGTGGCGATTCCAATCCAGCCTAAAGAAGAAGGCAAAGCAATCGAGAGGAAAATCACTTCTCCCGCTAACGCAAACATTACTTCCAAAGACTGGGTGGCTTCTACAGCAGCCAGTTTTTTCATATCTTGGCGCACCATGTCTGTGGCCATGAAAAACAGGACCGTCGCCACCACCCCGGAACAAATGGCGACAAGCAATGATTGGAGCATCTGAGATGAACTTGGTGCCCCTTCAATCCACAATCCATAGCCAGAAAGCATGATCCAAAAAGGAAGACTCGCTAAGGTCATACCGAGAACACGTTGATATGCATCCAACCTGCCGTTGCAAAGTTCCATCATCTTGCGGTTGCCTAAGGGATAAGCAAATGAAGCTAAGAGTACGGGAAGAAAACCTAGTAGGAAGCTTTTTAAAGGCAACTGCTGAGCATTCTCCAGCTGCAGGAGCAAAACCCCTAAAAGAATGATGAGAGACAATGCTAATCCCCGATAAGGTATTTGTTCACGAACCAGAAGAGGGCCGTTTCGCGTCTGAATTGTAGAGTAGAACAACGGAGCCAATAAAGAACCTGAAATGATGGTAATTTGCCAAGTACCGGCAATCAGCCAGCCAGGAGAGTAGGCAGCTGCATAGCATAAGGGGGCATAAAAGAGGACGAATCCAATAAAGCTCCATAGCAGCCAGGCAATCGGATTGCTTTTCATTTCCGCTAGAAGCGGCTTTAGGTTTCTTCTAGCAAGTACTATCACCAGTAAAAATGGCACCATAAAGAGATAGCGCAAAGAGGCGCTCCAAATCCAGCTTCCTCCCGATAATTCCATACTGGCATTTAAAACAAAGGTGAAGGCAAAAAAGAAAGCTGCAAAAATTCCAATGGCAATAGGGCGCACATGATTTCCTCCTGCTTCTGAAAATTTATCTCAATATATCGCGTTTGTCCTTAGAGGTCAATGCAAGGCGCCGTTTCCTTTTCCAGATAGCAGCAATTTACTTGCCGAAGATCATGGCTACAAGTTCATGCTATTTTTTATTGAGTTAAACTTTAGAGATAATTTAGACATAAATGCGTTAGTTTTGGATTTCAATATAAGGGGAAATACAGCAAATGTTGTGCTGAATTTAGCAGAAAAGAGTATGATATAAGATAGAGATTAAATAGTGAAGCAGATTGTGCTTATATGGCACAACCAGTTTAAAACGGAGGGAAAAAGATGAATCCACAACAGTATTCATCGATTGAACAATATGCGGATACGCGCTACTCAGCGTACCGTTTTTACACTGAAACAATTGAAGTGTCGCGCATGTCGGCATTGGCTTTTTTTGAAGCCGGAGAAAAGCAGTATAAGGGAAAACGCATGTTTTGGCAAAACCGCGAAAAGACCTTTACCTTGGTTGGCCTTGGCCATGCGCATGTACTCGCTTCATCGGTTCAGCAAGGCCGCTTTGAGGAAATTAAGCAAAAGTGGGAGAGCCTGTGCAAACAGATTGTGAATGAAGAACCGGATGTCGAACCGATTTTATTCGGCGGTTTTTCATTTGATCCGTTAAATGAACTTGAAAGTGAATGGACGCATTTTCCGGAAGCTTATTTTGCAGTGCCTTCTTTCCAGTTGGTCATTAAAGATGATCAAGCCTACGTCAGCATCAATTTGATCACGGCAGAAAAGGAGACGTTCAATCAATTCGAGCTTATGCGAAAAGAACGTGACCGGCTGATCCATGCGGCACAGGTTCTAGAGTTGCCGAAGTATCAGAAACCGTTAGTAATGGACCGCACGGAAATCAAAAAAGAACAGTATCTTGATTCGATTGATAAAGTCACTGGCATCATTAAAGCGGAACAGGCAGAAAAAGTGGTCATTGCCCGGTCGTTGAAATTGGACTTTGAAGAGCCGCTTTCGGCTTCTTCGGCGTTGTACCAAGTTTCGGAAGAACAGCCCGAAAGTTTCTTGTTCGGGATGGAAGCAGAAACCCAGTTTTTCTTCGGCGCTACACCCGAACGCCTTGTAAAAGTGAAAGAAAGCCAGGCGTTGTCCACTTGTCTTGCCGGGTCGACTCCGCGCGGAAAAACCATGGAAAAAGATATGGAACTTGGGGAAGCATTGTTGAATGACAAGAAAAATCGGTCGGAACATCAATATGTAGTAGACATGATCCGTGAAGTATTCAATGGCCATACTTCACGTTTAACTGTGCCCAATGTCCCGAAACTGATGAAGATACGGGACATCCAGCATTTGCATACGCCGGTAGAAGGAGAGCTGAATTCCGGTTCTACCTTGTTTGACTTGGTCCGCGACTTGCATCCAACTCCGGCACTTGGCGGGGAGCCGAAACAAGAAGCTCTGGATATAATACGCGAGTATGAAACAATGAACCGGGGGTATTACGCGGCACCGGTTGGGTGGATTGATGCAAAAGGCGACGGGGAGTTTGCCGTAGCAATCCGCTCAGCGCTATTAAACGAAAAAGAAGCTTATTTATACGCAGGAGGCGGAATTGTAGAAGATTCCACACCTGAATCGGAGTACGATGAAACCTGGGTTAAATTCAGACCGATGCTGCGTGCACTTGGAGGTCTATTAAGTGACGAATCGTAAATCTTTAACTGAATATGTATCCGCATTTACCCATTCGCTCATGCATTTAGGCATCACGGATGTCGTCATCAGTCCAGGATCCCGTTCTACTCCGCTTGCCTATGCGTGCATGAAGCAAGAGGGCCTGACCGTTTACCGGCAAATTGATGAACGGTCGGCTGCATATTTTGCGCTTGGGATGGCCAAAGCATCCGGCAATCCGGTTATGCTGCTTTGCACTTCTGGAACAGCAGCAGCAAATTATTTTCCCGCTATTGTAGAAGCTTATTATGCAAGGGTGCCGCTTTTGGTCGTAACGGCAGACCGGCCGCACGAATTGCGTGAAGTCGGTGCTCCGCAGGCCATCAATCAAATCAATCTTTTCGGCTCCCATGTGAAATGGGCTACCGATTTGCCGATGCCGGAAGACAACAACTTGCTTGAATTTTTGGCGCGCCATTTGCATCGTTCGGTAGCAACGGCCAAAACAGAGCCAAAAGGGCCGGTGCATTTGAATGTGCCGTTCCGAGAACCTTTGCGGATTGATTTTGACCAGCCCTTTGAAAGCCGCGGAGAAATGATGCATTTCACCGGGGAATTTAAGCTGAATCAGGAGACGGAGACCTTCCTGCAAGGATTGCTGCAAACAGAGCGCGGCTTATTGGTAGTAGGGGAAATGGCAGCTCCGATGCCGCAAGAATTTTGGCAGTTTATTGCAGATTTGCAATGGCCGGTGCTTGCAGATCCATTGTCCAATCTGCGCGCCAACGTCAAACCGGAACATCAGCATTTAATCATCGATTCCTATGACGCGATTTTAAAAAGTGAGGCGTTCAAGGAATCGATGGCGCCGGAAGTGGTCATCCGCATCGGGCCGCAGCCGGTATCCAAACCGCTGACTTTGTATTTGGCAGCGGTTAAACCGAAAACCTATGTTGTTTTTGATGAAAGCGCGATGATGCGCGATGCCCAGTCGGTTGTGACGCATCACATTCAATCGGCTGCTAAGGGCTTGTGGCAGTTGCCACTCGAAGCGAGAGAAAACAATGCCTATACAGCAAAATGGCAGCAGGCATCCGAATTGTATTGGCAATTGATGGACCAGCATTGCGAAAAAGAACTGGACGAAGGCGTATTGGCAAAAGTGCTGTTTGATGAACTGGAAGGGTGCCATTTGGTGGTCAGCAGCAGTATGCCGATCCGCGACTTGGATACGTATTTCCAGACAACCGATTGTGATGTGGTGGTTTATGCCAATCGCGGAGCAAACGGAATTGATGGCGTGGTTTCAACCGCTTTCGGTGTGCAGGCGGCGGTTAAACGCCCAACTTATTTATTGATTGGAGACTTATCGTTCCTGCATGATATGAACGGGTTGATTGCTTCAAAAATGCAGGAAACGGATTTGACAATCGTGGTGATGAACAATGATGGAGGCGGGATTTTCTCTTATTTGCCGCAGTCGGAGGAAGAGCGTTATTTTGAAGACTTGTTTGGAACGCCGACAGGGATGAATTTTGAAGATGCTGCACGTATGTATGATACGGAATATGCCTCTGCAAAGACGAAAGAAGAGCTTGTGCAAGCATTGCGTACGCCAAAACAAAAAGCCGTTAAAATCATTGAAGTCTTTACCGATAGACAACAAAACGTGAAGGTCCACCGGAAGCTGTGGAACCGGCTGAGCGAGGAGCTGTCGAAGTAATGGAGATGGAGATTGCCGGGGTTCGGTATTATGTAGAAGTTTTGAATACGGACAAAGCGCCGACCATCGTTTTCCTCCATGGTTTTACCGGAAGCTCGAAAACCTGGGACGAAGTGGTGAAGTTTTTCCCGGATTACAAAATTGTACAGGTTGATTTGATCGGCCATGGCAGAACGGAATCACCGGAAGATTCGGCGCGTTATACGATGGAGCGGCAAATCGATGATTTGGACGTGCTTCTTCGCCACTTGAAAATAGACGACTTTGCTTTAGTCGGCTATTCGATGGGCGGGCGCACAGCACTTGCTTATGCCTGTACGCATCCCGAACGCCTGAGAGCGCTAGTGTTGGAAAGTTCGTCTCCCGGTTTGAAAACCGTTTCGGACCGCTTGGAGCGGCAGCAGCGCGACAGTGAGCTGGCGTTAAAAATTTTGGCGAATGGCATTGCTTCATTTGTGAATAGCTGGGAGAATATTCCGCTGTTTAACAGCCAGAAAAGTTTACCGGTAAACGTCAGACAAGCGGTTCGGGCAGAGCGGCTATCCCAAAATCCATTGGGCCTTGCTAACAGCCTGATCGGCATGGGCACAGGCAGCCAGTCTTCCTACTGGGGCAAACTCAATAAGCTGGAAGTTACCGTTTTGCTGCTGAGCGGCACATTGGATCCCAAGTTTATGGCGATTGCCGATGAGATAAAACAAGCATTGCCGAAAGTCCAGCACGGCGTTATTGAAGCGGGCCATGCATTACATGTGGAAAAACCCGCTGAATTTGCTACAATGGTAAAGGAGTATTTGAGTTTATATTATCGAGGAGGAAAATCATGACACGCGAATGGGTTACAGAACGTACATATGAAGATATCAAGTATGAAACGTACAACGGCATTGCTAAAATTACAATCAACCGTCCGGAGGTGCGCAATGCATTCCGTCCGAAAACCGTACATGAAATGATCGATGCATTTTCACGTGCACGCGATGATTCAAAAGTAGGCGTTATCGTTCTAACGGGCGAAGGCGAAAAAGCATTCTGTTCTGGAGGCGATCAATCGGTACGCGGACACGGCGGCTATGTTGGGGAAGATGAAATTCCCCGCTTGAACGTATTGGATCTGCAGCGTTTGATCCGTGTGATTCCAAAACCGGTTGTTGCCATGGTGGCTGGATATGCCATCGGAGGCGGACACGTCCTGCACGTGGTATGCGACTTGACGATTGCTGCTGACAACGCACGCTTCGGCCAAACAGGTCCTCGTGTCGGTTCATTTGATGCCGGCTATGGTTCCGGTTATTTGGCCCGCATCATCGGCCATAAGAAAGCACGTGAAATTTGGTACCTATGCCGTCAATACGACGCTCAGGAAGCGCTTGATATGGGCTTAGTCAATACAGTGGTCCCTTACGAGCAATTGGAAGATGAAACCGTAAAATGGTGTGAAGAAATGCTTGAAATGAGCCCAACTGCACTACGCTTTGTAAAAGCGGCAATGAATGCCGATACAGACGGCCTTGCTGGACTTCAGCAAATGGCTGGAGACGCGACATTGCTTTACTACACAACCGACGAGGCAAAAGAAGGACGCGACGCGTTTAAAGAAAAACGCAAACCGGATTTCGGCCAATTCCCTCGTTTCCCTTGATCAACGAATAAACAGAAGCTGTCCTCTTCAGGGGCAGCTTTTTTTAAAGAAAGGATTTTTTGCAATGACGTATCCGAATTGGCTGAGCCAGCGTAGCTTCTTAAGCGGGAGCCGTATGGCTTTATCTTTCAAGGAACAGCAATGGACATTTGAGGAAATCAATGAATTGGCGCTTGAGTATGCCGGAAAACTTTCAGCGCTCGGCGTCCG is from Planococcus liqunii and encodes:
- a CDS encoding DMT family transporter, with amino-acid sequence MRPIAIGIFAAFFFAFTFVLNASMELSGGSWIWSASLRYLFMVPFLLVIVLARRNLKPLLAEMKSNPIAWLLWSFIGFVLFYAPLCYAAAYSPGWLIAGTWQITIISGSLLAPLFYSTIQTRNGPLLVREQIPYRGLALSLIILLGVLLLQLENAQQLPLKSFLLGFLPVLLASFAYPLGNRKMMELCNGRLDAYQRVLGMTLASLPFWIMLSGYGLWIEGAPSSSQMLQSLLVAICSGVVATVLFFMATDMVRQDMKKLAAVEATQSLEVMFALAGEVIFLSIALPSSLGWIGIATVMVGMIIHSQAATKKQELVVQQE
- a CDS encoding isochorismate synthase gives rise to the protein MNPQQYSSIEQYADTRYSAYRFYTETIEVSRMSALAFFEAGEKQYKGKRMFWQNREKTFTLVGLGHAHVLASSVQQGRFEEIKQKWESLCKQIVNEEPDVEPILFGGFSFDPLNELESEWTHFPEAYFAVPSFQLVIKDDQAYVSINLITAEKETFNQFELMRKERDRLIHAAQVLELPKYQKPLVMDRTEIKKEQYLDSIDKVTGIIKAEQAEKVVIARSLKLDFEEPLSASSALYQVSEEQPESFLFGMEAETQFFFGATPERLVKVKESQALSTCLAGSTPRGKTMEKDMELGEALLNDKKNRSEHQYVVDMIREVFNGHTSRLTVPNVPKLMKIRDIQHLHTPVEGELNSGSTLFDLVRDLHPTPALGGEPKQEALDIIREYETMNRGYYAAPVGWIDAKGDGEFAVAIRSALLNEKEAYLYAGGGIVEDSTPESEYDETWVKFRPMLRALGGLLSDES
- the menD gene encoding 2-succinyl-5-enolpyruvyl-6-hydroxy-3-cyclohexene-1-carboxylic-acid synthase; translation: MTNRKSLTEYVSAFTHSLMHLGITDVVISPGSRSTPLAYACMKQEGLTVYRQIDERSAAYFALGMAKASGNPVMLLCTSGTAAANYFPAIVEAYYARVPLLVVTADRPHELREVGAPQAINQINLFGSHVKWATDLPMPEDNNLLEFLARHLHRSVATAKTEPKGPVHLNVPFREPLRIDFDQPFESRGEMMHFTGEFKLNQETETFLQGLLQTERGLLVVGEMAAPMPQEFWQFIADLQWPVLADPLSNLRANVKPEHQHLIIDSYDAILKSEAFKESMAPEVVIRIGPQPVSKPLTLYLAAVKPKTYVVFDESAMMRDAQSVVTHHIQSAAKGLWQLPLEARENNAYTAKWQQASELYWQLMDQHCEKELDEGVLAKVLFDELEGCHLVVSSSMPIRDLDTYFQTTDCDVVVYANRGANGIDGVVSTAFGVQAAVKRPTYLLIGDLSFLHDMNGLIASKMQETDLTIVVMNNDGGGIFSYLPQSEEERYFEDLFGTPTGMNFEDAARMYDTEYASAKTKEELVQALRTPKQKAVKIIEVFTDRQQNVKVHRKLWNRLSEELSK
- the menH gene encoding 2-succinyl-6-hydroxy-2,4-cyclohexadiene-1-carboxylate synthase, with amino-acid sequence MEMEIAGVRYYVEVLNTDKAPTIVFLHGFTGSSKTWDEVVKFFPDYKIVQVDLIGHGRTESPEDSARYTMERQIDDLDVLLRHLKIDDFALVGYSMGGRTALAYACTHPERLRALVLESSSPGLKTVSDRLERQQRDSELALKILANGIASFVNSWENIPLFNSQKSLPVNVRQAVRAERLSQNPLGLANSLIGMGTGSQSSYWGKLNKLEVTVLLLSGTLDPKFMAIADEIKQALPKVQHGVIEAGHALHVEKPAEFATMVKEYLSLYYRGGKS
- the menB gene encoding 1,4-dihydroxy-2-naphthoyl-CoA synthase; the encoded protein is MTREWVTERTYEDIKYETYNGIAKITINRPEVRNAFRPKTVHEMIDAFSRARDDSKVGVIVLTGEGEKAFCSGGDQSVRGHGGYVGEDEIPRLNVLDLQRLIRVIPKPVVAMVAGYAIGGGHVLHVVCDLTIAADNARFGQTGPRVGSFDAGYGSGYLARIIGHKKAREIWYLCRQYDAQEALDMGLVNTVVPYEQLEDETVKWCEEMLEMSPTALRFVKAAMNADTDGLAGLQQMAGDATLLYYTTDEAKEGRDAFKEKRKPDFGQFPRFP